CTTTTTCAACAGCGGAATCCTTGATTTGTTGAGCTTTGGCTCCGGCTTCGTGGGCCAGTTTGCCGGCCTTGTCGCGCAGTGGCACAGGGCTGGTTTTTTCATCGGCATGCTGGATGCTTGGATCTGCGAATGTTTCTTCCATGATATGTTGTTGTGAGTGGTTAATATTGAGTTTCCTGAATTTTTGTCGGTTTTCTGGTTGAGACCCCAATTGCAAAGGAGCGGCATCACGATCAAAAACCTAGATCAAATTCAGGGAGTTTCGAGGAAGTCCTCGTGTTTAGATTGGCACCAAATCCTCGGAAACGCAAAGAAAAAGGAGACTTATTTGTTGGGTTTTGTTGGTCTGTTCTGATGGGCTGGACCCGCTGTATTTTTTATTGCAGGTAGGGGTTGCTGGCTCGCTCCTGTCCGATGCTGGTGACGGGGCCGTGTCCTGGGTGGATGCTCAGTTGGTCCCCTCTGCTGAGCAGGTGGTCCCGGATGCTTTGGATCAGCAGGTCCATGTCTCCGCCTGGCAGGTCCGGTCGGCCGACGCTTCCCGCAAAGAGGGTGTCTCCGGAAAAGGCAAGATCTCCAAGGAAAAAGGCCAAGCTGTCAGGGGCGTGCCCCGGAACATAAGCCAACTCAAAGCTCCAGTCGCCAATGTCGACGGTTTGTTGGTTTTTTAAAAGCTGGTCGACCTGGTAGGGCGTTACCTTGAGAGGCATGCCTGATTGTTCAAGCAGTTGCTCCAGAGTCAGTTCGCGAGAATATGGTGAGTGGGCGTAGACCGGGACGCCGGTGGCGGCGAGTTCTGCGGTTCCTTCCACGTGGTCGTAGTGCTGATGGGTCAGTAGCAGGGCCTTCGGGCTTGCCTTCTCCTGTGCCAGCCAGCTGGCCACCCCCTCGGGGGCGTCGATCAGGATGCAGTTGTCGTTGTCGCCGATGAGATAAGCATTGGTCTGGGCCATGCCTCCTGTGTAGATTCTGATTGGAGTGTCCACGCGCCGGATATTGTCCGGGATGCTCCAAATGAAAAGTCGGAAATGGTGCGGCGGGTGTTCTTCTTGTGGTTCTAGGGTGATGGGGGGTGTTGGAAAGTGGTAAACATGTGAACACTGATCTTTTGAACAGTTTTCGCTTGACCAGTTGTTGTGCCGGAGGTAAGTCTCATGAAAATCAAAAACACCATTGTCATGAGCACCGCAAGCGTTAAGAGTCCGTCCACAAGTAAACGATCAACCAAACCGACCCAGAAACAGACCGAAAAACCGACCGAAAAACCGACCGAGAATCAAGCGGTCAAACAAACCACCAAAAAAGCAACATCTATGGCCAGTAAAAGTACCACCAGCAAAACCAGCAAAGCCAGCAGCACCGAAAACGATAAACTTGTCGCCGCGCGTAAGAAAAATCTCGATCTCGCGATTTCCCAGATTCAGAAAGATTTTGGAGAAACCGCCATTATGCGTCTGGGTGACGGGCACCGAGTGGATGTCGATGTGATCCCTACCGGAAACCTTCTTATTGACCGCGCTTTGGGCGTTGGCGGTTTTCCTCGTGGGCGTATTGTTGAGGTCTACGGTCCTGAATCTTCGGGAAAAACCACGCTT
This genomic window from Oceaniferula marina contains:
- a CDS encoding MBL fold metallo-hydrolase, whose amino-acid sequence is MDTPIRIYTGGMAQTNAYLIGDNDNCILIDAPEGVASWLAQEKASPKALLLTHQHYDHVEGTAELAATGVPVYAHSPYSRELTLEQLLEQSGMPLKVTPYQVDQLLKNQQTVDIGDWSFELAYVPGHAPDSLAFFLGDLAFSGDTLFAGSVGRPDLPGGDMDLLIQSIRDHLLSRGDQLSIHPGHGPVTSIGQERASNPYLQ